The region GCTCGTCTAGTTGCAAAGGGCTACAACCAAAGGAATGGTATTGATTATGAAGAAACATTTTCACTGGTTATCAAAATGAGTAATGTATGTTTTCTTTTATCCTTGGTCGCTTCTAAGCATTAAAAAATACATCAACTTGATGTAAATAATTCTTTCCTTCGAGATTCTTTAAAAGAAGAGGTATGTATGTTTGTTCCCAAAGGTCTTCCCAACCCGAATAACTTGGTTTGTTTGCTTCACAAATTTATCTATAGCCTTAAACAGGCTTCTCGCGAATGGTATAAAAAACTAGTTGAAGAATTTATTTGTAGAGGGTTTAAATAGTCAAAAAATGACTGTAGTTTGTTTATACATCATCAGCATGGTAAAATGTGCATAACataagtttatgttgatgatgtAATCCTCACAAGTGATGATATCTAAGCCATTCATACTTTAAAGGCATATTTAAATGTTCAATGTGGCATTAAAGACCTTGGTGGTCTTCACTATTTCTGGGGTATTAAGGCAACTCACACCTCTGATGGCATTATATTGTGTCAGCATAGATTTGCAAATTAGTTGTTATCTGAAGCCGGTCTTTACGTCTCTCGTCCATCCTGTACTCCTTTACATGTTCATTTGAGACTTGCACATAGTAAAGATGGTTTGTTGCCTGCTCCTAACATATATGGATCCTTGGTTAGGAAATTTAACTACTTAACAAACGCACGTCGCGATCTCACATATGTAGTTTAGACATCAAGCCAACATATGCATTCATCTTGAACTACACATTTTGATGCTTTGCATCATACTATGCGGTATCTTGATGGTACTCTTAATCAGGACATTCTTCTTAAAGCTGCAAATCAATTAACAATGCAGGCATTTTTAGATGTAAATTGGGGTTACTCTGTTGATTCACGTCATTCTGTTACTGGTTATCTTACTGTTTGGCAATTACCCTATCACTTGGAAGTTTAAGAAACAGAGTATTGTCTCTAAATCTTACGTAGAAGCTGAATATTTTGTCATGTCTTCAGCTGCTGCCGAAGTTACTTGGATGGTTCGTATGTTAGATGAACTTGGTGTCATAAAACTTAAACCCGCAACTCTTCATTATGACAACCAATCAGTTATGCATATAGCCAAGAACCCCGTTTTTCTTAAATACACTAAGAACATCGAACTAGATTGTCATTTTACCCTAGATAAAATTTTGGAAGGCTTATTATATCTCACCTATCTTCCTACTCGCTATCAGTTAGTTGATATTTTCACTAAAGTGGCTCCTTTTTCTAATTTCACCACCTTATTGTTCAAGTTGGGAATGGTTTCCTGAGGGAAAATATTGATCTTCCAACTCAACACATGAGCTCAGGAGTTAGCTCATCACATTAGCAACATTATTTACTAGTTTTCGGTCTTGATAAAAAACTCAAGTCGAAAGAGTTTTCTTAAACTCGACTCGGTTCAGActcgatttttttaaaataaatatatttatttataccGTTGTACACGAATATCAATCAATGATAAGTTGATAACATTTTATGATCACAGCCAAATGATCATATCATGTggaaataaaaatttaaaagcgtagtaaaaaatagttttatactttttgataattaattatttagagTACCTAAGAATTAAGTTTTCCTTGTTTTAAACAATGGTATAATAACAATGAAGATCGATAATATTTAAATAGAAAAAATATTCCTTCAAAAGGCTTTTGGATATGACAAATATGTTTAGCAGGGGATGAGCCTCCATGCTTGACCACGACCTGTTCTCGGTAGTATTTTAAACTATAGTTTGGTCGGCTTATTTGCTTATAATAATATACACATGTCATATGTCCCACTTTTCTATTACCCATTTGTTATTTCCATTGTCTTGTCTCTAACCTCCATAACAATTCTTTTACtcacttattattattattattattattattattattattattattattattattattaaaaacaaTGACAAAATGAGAGAGGAAGAAAGTGGATGAATAGTTAAAAAAAAGTGGATAAATTagtttattataaaatataaattaagagtatgttttgatttttaaaaacAAAGAATAAAGAAAGATTTTTAGTAATATGAGAAGTCATTAGAGTCTGTTCGAATTCAAATTTTACTCCtctttttttatattttgaatgaataatttaaataaagaGATCACTAAACTTACTCTAAAATAACTAACTACGAACACATGAATACATGACTTACATtcatttcttgattttttttttgacATACACTTAATTACGAGTTTGACATATACTTTTTTTGCTAATTTATTTGACATACACTTAATTATAAGGTTATAAACTATCATTCTAACATATCAGTTAAAAGAAAATGGAAATTAATTGTATTTATTGCTACTACTATTTACACTTTATGTAGATATACTCCTTCTAAACTAGGGTACAAAAATATAGAATAAATTGTTGAAACTCGAAATATAAGGGTATAAATAAAAATAACTTTATACATATGCATTGTAGTAAAAATATTACATTACATTAATCAACGAATACATTCTCTGTACCTATATCTGAAAATAATTCAATTATTTGGTAGAACTTGCGTCAAACAATTTCTAAGAATTTTTTTTACGGGTCAAGTGTACATCCAGCTCGTTACTTCCACGAATTTACAGTGAGATTAAGCAGCAGACCTTGCGGGGGAGCATGTGACGCATCCCTTCATATAAccatataattttataataatctATTTTATGGTGTGTTTGGTATTGCCGTTACAGATAGCAACAACAGCTTTTCACTGAAAAACAGTTAAAAAattgtttggtaaaatttaaaaactGCTTTTCCGAAAAAACGTTTTTGGCCTAAAAGCTGTTGTTAGAGAAAACAAGTCCTCATGTTTTTAGAAAAAACTGCTTTTAAGCTGTTGCGGAaagcagatgctgatttcaccatcaaaccttaccaaaatcatcattatttatattttttttcatcaaaacatatatgtatcaaaaaattaccaaacagttatctaatttttacaacaacactttttcagccgcactttttctaacagcacaacaatttttaacagcaatTCCAAACAAAGCCTTATATGAATTATTTTATGTTACGAGTCTTGGCATGTTTTTCCAATAATTTCATGTTTTGTCAAATTATGTAATTTAATCAATTTTCTTATTTTATACACGAGCACATCACCCCACGAGTCTAATTCTATATAGGCAACTGGCGTACAATGCAATTGTCGTATAGTAAGGTATGAATATTAATGAGGACAAATATCGATATGCTTAGGCTGTCTAAGCTCgttaattaactacttaattataGGATTAGCACAAAATTCAACGCATCTTATTACCGTCAATAATATTGGGTTTAGGAAACGAGTTTGAAACGCATTCTTATTACGCCATCTTCTCATATCACACGCTATAACTCGTCTACTACTATGCTCTATACTACTCATACTTGTTAATTCAAATATCTTCAGACATTTTTtcaatattattaataataatatagtATATAATTCGGTGCAAGGTcgtttttaatattatatattataaattataattttaataatatgttaCTCGTAGGATTCAATCTTAAATTGCttgaataataatttttaaaattatatctaaAGTTTCTCATTTATTTGATCTGACGATTATAAATTAAGTGATCAAGGACCAACAACCAAATTTTCAATATTacgtatttaatataataatatagatataaatttttctaagttttcagaaattttttaaaaataatctcGCTTACTTTTAACTTTTAAGATATTGCCCTGTTTGGAACTGTTTTCACAAAAAAATAgcattttttaaaaattaaaaatttgatcaaacaaaatatataatattaatgtTTGATAATTAACTTTTTGAAATTGCACTAGTTTAaaaaattgattttgaaaaagcAACTGTTTCAACTTATGTTTCAACTTATATATACAAGTTGAAGCATCTATTTATCAAATAACTAAATTCAATCCGTTAATCTAAACAACTTACTTAATCATCTAAtcttatactccctccgtcccggtGGGTTGTTTACATTGGGGGGACGGGAttcggcacgcattttaagactCCCATAAAACATGGTTCcctatataattttaaatattttttttttaaataaaaatataatgtttaaacttttatacataaaaagaaaattctaaaaaaaattatagaactatattttattgtAGCCTTAAAGTGCGTGACAAACATGAGGTAAAAGTATGTAAAAAATCCAGTGGAACGGAGGTAGTAAAAAAATGATATATAGATTTTATTTAATAACACGAGAGTTACGATTTTATTTAATTACACGAGAGTTACGATTTTGCGACGACACCAATACATCCATAATTGTTATTTTATGATGTATTCAAATAGTCTTTTTGTACCTTAGATTGCCGGAAAACGAGATGGCCTCGTGTCGGTATCAAAGGATGAATAagaaattattattaatatatttaaaaCTAATAATAATGGTTGAAAATGAAAGATAAAATGCAAAACACATATATGAGCGCAGCCAGGAGATGGGCTCACCAATTGTAGACATGTAAGTAGTTAGTTAGTTTCTATACCTAAGTATTATTTTCAACACAAAGACAACTACATACAATATATAATGTGCTGTCACATGAATAAACTCTTACATATTTGTTGTCTTAAACAATTTCTCCCTTCTCTCTCTCCTTTTACTCTTTCTGCAGAGAGTAGTAAACAGTAATACCAGCTAGTTGGTAGCCATGGGAGACTCAGAGGCTGCTGCTGTGGCAGTGAAGACCCCAGAAAACAAAGCAAAACAAATGGTTAAAAAGTCTGTCTGGAATGATTTTGTAGCAGAGGCTAAGCAGATCAATATGATTTTCACACCAATGTTGATTGTTACTACTTCACAGTATCTTTTGAGATTTGTGTCTACTTTAATGGTTGGTCATGTTGGAAAGCTCTATCTCTCTGGTGCTGTTGTGTCCATGTCTTTCACTAATGTCTCTGGCTTCAGTTTTCTTGTAAGTCCTTTTTCTTACCCCTTCATTTTTCAATATTTGTGTTGTTGTCTGGTAATGAAAGTTAGCACTTAGCATACTAGTAATGAAATTTTGAGGATCAGATTCAGTTCAATGTTTTGGAGGTATGATCCAAGTCAACCTTATCAAAATCTTGGTCAACCAACCTATTGGTTCAGACAAATATATTAACTTTTCATGTTTTTGGTATGGATGTTATTCCCAGAATTGATAAGGAAATAGTGCTTTTTAAGATGAAAAGCTTTGTCTTTTGAATTCTTTACACAACATTTCTAGTTTAGAAAGTGTTTTGTATTTCATCAAACCATGTTTTACACCATGTTTTGCATTTGATTCTGTCCTGACTAGGCCTAATGCTAAAAGATATTGAGATTTCTTCTTTTTATATAAAGCAAAGAGTATAAAGTCCTAGGCAGCCATCATCATGTACTTTCAAATATATGGAGTTGCATGTTGTTATGAATAATTGAATATTGAGTCTGTCAAAAACAGTTTGGTATGGCTAGTGCACTGGAGACTTTGTGTGGTCAAGCATATGGGGCAAAGCAGCACAAGAAGCTTTCACACTATACTTATGGGGCCATTATATCTCTCCTTATACTCTGCATACCAGTAGCGATTTTATGGATCTTTATGGAGAAACTCCTTATCCTGATCCAGCAAGATCCCCTGATTTCACACGAAGCTGGAAAGTTTTCAATCCGGTTAATACCAGCTTTATTCCCCTATGCTATTCTTCAGCCATTGGTTCGCTACTTGCAGTCTCAGTATTTGATTCTTCCTTTGCTTGCAAGCTCAGTTGCAACTCTGGCATTTCATGTACCGGTCTGTTGGGCATTTGTGTTTAAGTTTAATATGGGAAGCGATGGAGCAGCATTTGCTATTGGTTTATCGTATTGGTTTAATGCTATCTTTCTTGGCCTTTATGCGTTCTATTCACCCAAATGTGCTGATACTCGTGCTCCATTTACAATGGAAGTCTTTAGTACAATCAAGGACTTCTTCCGGTTTGGTATCCCATCTGCTCTCATGGTTTGGTAATTATAATTCCTACACTTATGTAGAAGTAATTGTTTTTTTTCATAGTTCAACTATAATTCCTTTGCGTAATTTTATTATATCATTATGCCTTGATAAGTTTTAGTACCATGCTTCCTAAAACCTGCAAATTATGTTGTGCTTGGGCACGATTGATTTGAATAaactatttttcttaaaattaGCCTATAGTTTTATTTATATGCTCAGTAAATTTCGGATATTAGGTTCATTGTTCGATTCCAGAAAGAATCTGCTCTCATGTTTTTCAACAAATGCTTCTTTGCAGTCTTGAGTGGTGGGCATATGAGATAATTATATTGTTGGCTGGCGTAATGAGAAATCCCCAACTGGAGACTTCAGTGCTGTCAATAAGGCAATGCTTCTTTCTTTCTTATCACTTTCAAACTGATATTCTTAATACATTTTAATAGTAATATGAAATTCATAGAACCACTTCTCATGATCGATCTTATTTTAACAGCATCACAGTCGCAGTGCTACATTATTTCGCCCCATTCTCTCTAGGTGTTGCTGCAAGGTGCGTGTAAAATTTGTTCGCTATGTGCATTTATGCAACTGCATTGCCTTTACTTAATTAATAGAATATCTTGAACATGTACAGTGTTCGAGTTTCAAATGAATTAGGGGCTGGAAATCCTAAGGCTGTTCGGACAACTGTCTGGGTAGTTATGGTACTTGGAGTTATAGAGGTGAGCATTGCAGCAGTAGTACTTTTCTCCCTTCGCCATGTTCTGGGACGTGCATTTGTGAGCGACAATCAAATTATTGACTACGTGAGGAGGATGACTCCATTCATATGTCTCACAATGATCTTGGACAGCGTTCAAGGAATACTTTCAGGTAATCAATTTATCAACTACTTTTTTTGTAAATTCAAGCAATGTAAAGTCTTTTGATATATAATTGTAACCATATTCCTTATGGAATTGTTATATGTATATGTAGGAGTTGCAAGAGGAACAGGGTGGCAGCGTCTGGGGGCTTATATAAATCTCGGGTCATATTATCTAGTTGGAATTCCAGTGGCACTACTATTGGGTTTTCTAGTGCATATGAGAGCCAAGGGTCTTTGGATTGGTTTGGTAGCAGGATCCTTGGTGCAAAGTATTCTGCTTCTCATTATAACAAGTTTTACCAACTGGAAAAAAGAGGTTCTGTTTTCACCTAAATGTATGACATTAATATATTGAAGGGACCGTTTCAGCTAATGAACGTATACTTTCCTTTACAGGTTGAAGATACGAAGGAAAGGGTGCTTGATAAGAAAGTCTCGGTTGAGAAGAAGTGAGAAAAAGTTTTGCCATTAGCCTCACTGCAAATGTAGGAGATGACTGAGTGATTCAGTAATGTTTATATGTCATTTTCGCTGTTACATGTACATATATAAAAACAGGTGGTTCAAATGCCTATTTTGATTGATAAAGGAAATCAGAAGAGGATAGAAGATTGTATGTTTGTTTGTTTAAGGCCTATCCAAATAGTTAACTGGCAGCTTATTTTGGTTTTGTTTGTTCAATCTCAAATGCATGTTTACTGTTTAAGTACCAACATGTAAGAGGGTAATCTCCTTCCCTGTGTTTCTACTGAGATTATTCAGGTTAAAAACTATATTAAAAACCAGAAACACAAAAGTAAAACTTATCTATGATTGATGAATATGTGGCTACATAGAAATGATCATAATACTAACTGATACTATTAACACGGAGCCAGTTACATTTTACTTGCAGCAGCCAGCAAGGCATGAAACATCTTTATTTTTGTTTGCATTTTCTAAAGATTTGTCGAGCAGAACCAGAAGCCATTACAGATTGATCAAGGTCAGGAGATGAAGAAAgatttgaaaaataaaaatttggCGTTGTCTTTAATTTTACAGTTAGCTTACCATTCGGAGATGTAGAGGAAGGATTTGATGGGAGAGAAGGGTGAATCTGAGCAGTGGGTTAAAAATATCGAGTTATTCAACAGATTTTCCAGAATTAGATTAACAAATATTAGTTCAGCTATGGTAATGAAATTAGGCTCCAGGTCCTTGACAAGTGCGTGTTAGTGACGGTTGATTTAACATATTTATCTATGGGTCCTGTGCCTGACAATTGTGTGTGAGGGACCGTTTAAATAATATACTATTCCAGGGTCGTCGGATCTATATTTTAACAGTCCggattgattttttttttactttccGTTATAAATATCCGCGGAAAAGACTTTTTCCTTTCCGCTATAAATATCTGCGGATATTTATAGCGGAAGGTAAAAAAAAATCCTTTAATCTGGGCACTTGAAATAAAGATCTAAGGGTTATGTAGATAAAGTTTATTTAACACATGATTATTAGGGATTAAAACCCTTTATCTAGAGGCGATTGGATCTATATTTCATTTCGTTTAAAAAAGAACTTTCGATTATTGGAAAATTATAGTTAATCGGTAAAAAAAATACTTTAATCTAAACCTTGAAATACAGATTCAACGTTGAAAGTGACTTAATGAACTTTCTGAAATAATTCATCAATGCTTAGTTGTTTGATTTTTATctttaaaatgaaaaaaaaaataacTGAAAAGGAAATTCTTAATATGTCTGAAATTTAGTTTTACTTTTTTAAATAAGGAATTTACTAAAACCTAAATCAATAAAATAAGGTAGAATTATATTTATATGGAGTAATATTTGATGAATAAGAATAAACTTTTGTTTTAAACTTTTATAATTTTGCACTTTGAATTTTTCTCAAAAGAAATTTTTGAGACATGAGCTTAAATTTTTGGGAAAAGAAAATTTTGAGATATGAGCTAAAATATAACATGACGATCATCCTTAACATTACTCATCAATTTATCTAGTAGTTCACTTCAGCGGCAGAGTATTACAACCAATGACAAGTTCATATATATTTTCGAAACCAAAAGGTGAAGATATATGTTAGGTATGGAATTCacatgtgttttcttgattttacTACTTAAAAACTATATTGAATATTTTTAAGATAATC is a window of Apium graveolens cultivar Ventura chromosome 11, ASM990537v1, whole genome shotgun sequence DNA encoding:
- the LOC141695197 gene encoding protein DETOXIFICATION 14-like, with product MGDSEAAAVAVKTPENKAKQMVKKSVWNDFVAEAKQINMIFTPMLIVTTSQYLLRFVSTLMVGHVGKLYLSGAVVSMSFTNVSGFSFLFGMASALETLCGQAYGAKQHKKLSHYTYGAIISLLILCIPVAILWIFMEKLLILIQQDPLISHEAGKFSIRLIPALFPYAILQPLVRYLQSQYLILPLLASSVATLAFHVPVCWAFVFKFNMGSDGAAFAIGLSYWFNAIFLGLYAFYSPKCADTRAPFTMEVFSTIKDFFRFGIPSALMVCLEWWAYEIIILLAGVMRNPQLETSVLSISITVAVLHYFAPFSLGVAASVRVSNELGAGNPKAVRTTVWVVMVLGVIEVSIAAVVLFSLRHVLGRAFVSDNQIIDYVRRMTPFICLTMILDSVQGILSGVARGTGWQRLGAYINLGSYYLVGIPVALLLGFLVHMRAKGLWIGLVAGSLVQSILLLIITSFTNWKKEVEDTKERVLDKKVSVEKK